The following coding sequences lie in one Maniola jurtina chromosome 11, ilManJurt1.1, whole genome shotgun sequence genomic window:
- the LOC123869691 gene encoding DNA-dependent metalloprotease dvc-1, giving the protein MTLKMNLSDPELELVDPTPNVHSLFLHFDQVFFWTKLASRAVVRWSKRMYSCAGICSYDRGGLCDIALSEPLLKLRPRKDLVETLLHEMIHAYLFVTCRDQDRDGHGPNFKEHMHRINKAAGLNISIYHDFHDEVELYKTHWWRCNGPCHTVKPYFGIVRRSYNRAPGPSDSWWTKHQRICGGTFVKISEPENYGKNKKNVVTPKPCGDITKFINITNNNDTVTKPILKDSNVIPVKSNFITKNSGSTIVVTKRNNVIYNPQVVKPPVFSGKGQTISGTSRINSLDVAETVRNVWANKQLSPTLPSKNNTKTQVPRRNSVGTITAKPSKHKGDSLHILSPPSKITKIDDYFKSTATSLLKDLYGKDFEIKETNSNKRLSVVPVNTDLVDCPVCNEKKSSEEINRHLDECLNKEVIKSISDSDDNKAVIDVTLETNKLNNYDNSLDSDKQKSVNVKKENDIVQLADWNANICIKNEIEDKSDNPKIKTEPSTSKSSSVLITINDQKCPCCSIIVSKSINEHLDECLAFFDDNTEAPIEGASTSASHTIVIDDDDDILDETLTLNETGTKFPCPCCLQMIEQDDMNNHLDLCLS; this is encoded by the exons ATATGACAGAGGAGGACTCTGCGACATAGCCCTCAGTGAGCCATTACTCAAGCTACGCCCTCGCAAAGACCTGGTGGAAACCCTCCTTCATGAGATGATCCATGCGTATCTGTTTGTGACTTGCCGTGACCAAGATAGGGACGGGCATGGGCCAAATTTCAAAGAGCACATGCACAGGATTAACAAGGCTGCAGGTCTCAATATCAGTATTTACCATGACTTTCATGATgag GTTGAACTATACAAAACACATTGGTGGAGATGCAATGGGCCATGTCACACTGTGAAACCGTATTTTGGGATTGTGCGTCGCTCGTACAACAGAGCTCCTGGGCCCTCAGATAGCTGGTGGACTAAGCATCAGAGAATATGTGGAGGTACTTTTGTAAAGATCAGTGAACCCGAAAATTACGGCAAGAATAAAAAGAATGTTGTCACTCCTAAACCTTGTGGTGATATCACTAAATTTATCAATAtcactaataataatgatacagTAACAAAACCAATCCTAAAAGACTCTAATGTTATACCTGTTAAATCGAATTTCATAACAAAAAACAGTGGTAGTACAATTGTTGTTACTAAGagaaataatgttatttataatcCTCAAGTTGTAAAACCACCTGTTTTTAGTGGTAAAGGTCAAACAATTAGCGGTACAAGTAGGATAAACTCATTAGATGTTGCTGAAACTGTTAGAAATGTTTGGGCTAATAAACAGTTATCACCTACTTTGCCtagtaaaaataatactaaAACCCAAGTACCAAGAAGAAACAGTGTCGGTACAATCACAGCCAAACCCAGTAAACATAAAGGGGATAGTTTACATATTCTATCCCCACCAAGTAAAATAACGAAAATCgatgattattttaaaagtactgCTACATCAttactcaaagatttgtatggcAAAGATTTCGAAATTAAGGAAACTAACAGTAATAAAAGATTATCAGTTGTACCTGTTAACACTGATTTAGTAGATTGTCCGGTgtgtaatgaaaaaaaaagtagtgaAGAAATAAATAGACATTTAGATGAATGTTTGAACAAAGAAGTAATTAAAAGTATTAgtgatagtgatgataataaggCTGTAATAGATGTTACATTagaaacaaataaactaaacaatTATGATAATTCCTTAGATAGTGATAAACAGAAATCTGTTAATGTCAAAAAAGAAAACGATATAGTACAGCTTGCTGATTGGAATGcaaatatttgtataaaaaatgaaatagaaGACAAGTCAGATAATCCAAAAATTAAAACAGAACCCAGTACCAGTAAAAGTTCTAGTGTTTTAATAACTATAAATGATCAGAAATGTCCATGTTGTAGTATTATAGTCAGCAAGTCAATAAATGAACATTTAGATGAATGTTTAGCCTTTTTTGATGACAATACAGAAGCACCAATAGAGGGTGCGTCAACGAGTGCGAGCCATACAATTGttatagatgatgatgatgacatattAGATGAAACTTTGACATTGAATGAGACTGGTACAAAGTTCCCATGTCCGTGCTGTTTACAAATGATTGAACAAGATGATATGAATAATCATTTGGATTTATGTTTGAGttaa